A region of Labeo rohita strain BAU-BD-2019 chromosome 2, IGBB_LRoh.1.0, whole genome shotgun sequence DNA encodes the following proteins:
- the nebl gene encoding nebulette, which produces MNPHCARCGKIVYATEKVNCLDKYWHKGCFHCEVCKMTLNMNNYKGYEKKPYCNAHYPKQTFTIVTDTPENLRLRQQSELQSQVKYRKDFEQSKGRGLKFVLDTPELQRLRKAQDQISNAKYHKDFEVSGLHGVTQGTHGTYLVQAQMTPNHEAVGNSTHKGVHQYIMEMDRRPGVIVAPVLPGAYYPSGHSHGHSYMHQTSMHSLRSMQLRSQHMSMTVYRALYDYTAQDYDEVSFRDGDIIQNVQPIDEGWLYGTVQRTGRSGMLPANYVEGIR; this is translated from the exons ATGAATCCTCATTGTGCGCGCTGTGGCAAAATTGTCTACGCAACAGAGAAAGTGAACTGCCTGGACAAG TATTGGCACAAAGGATGCTTCCATTGTGAGGTGTGTAAAATGACCCTCAACATGAACAACTACAAGGGATATGAGAAGAAGCCCTACTGCAACGC CCACTATCCAAAACAGACCTTTACAATTGTGACAGACACCCCTGAGAACCTACGGCTGAGACAGCAAAGCGAGCTCCAAAGTCAG GTCAAGTACAGGAAGGATTTTGAACAGAGCAAGGGTCGGGGCCTTAAATTTGTCTTGGATACACCAGAGCTACAGAGATTGAGGAAGGCCCAGGATCAGATCAGTAAT GCAAAATATCATAAGGATTTTGAGGTGTCAGGTTTGCACGGGGTCACTCAGGGAACGCATGGGACGTACCTGGTACAGGCTCAGATGACGCCTAACCATGAGGCGGTGGGGAACAGCACACACAAGGGTGTTCATCAGTACATCATGGAGATGGATCGAAGACCTGGCGTCATTGTGG CACCTGTTCTCCCTGGTGCGTACTATCCCAGTGGCCACAGCCATGGGCACAGCTACATGCATCAGACCAGCATGCATTCACTGAGGTCAATGCAGCTGAGGTCACAACACATGAGCATG ACTGTGTACAGGGCCCTGTACGACTACACAGCACAGGATTACGATGAGGTGTCATTCCGGGATGGTGACATCATTCAGAACGTGCAGCCGATCGATGAAGGCTGGTTGTATGGAACGGTACAGCGGACGGGGAGGTCGGGTATGCTGCCTGCTAACTATGTAGAAGGCATTCGCTAG